Part of the Sporosarcina sp. FSL K6-2383 genome is shown below.
TCCTCGTAGGGAAAGAAACTGTACATCGTGAGCCATTCGGCGGTTTGCTTTCAGCTACTGTCATTCGTAGCAAGGATGGTTCAGATCAACAACAGGGGGAAGCAAGTGGACTTGAAGTTTCACCTGTCTCTTTGCAACAACTCGTCGTTCATTTGACAAATGACAAAAAAGGAGTGTTTGCATAATGAATCGAATTTCCGGTGTCTTAACCCTTCATTTTCGAGATAAATGGTCATGGATTTATATTCCAGCCATAATTCTATTCTCTAGTTTCGCTGTAAATCTCATTATTGGTTTCTTGGTACCAAGTCAAGTAGCCATTTATACAGGCGGAGTCTCATCCATTTTTATTTATCTTTTTGTAGCAGGGATTATCGTAGTCGCAAAAACGTTTCCTTTTGCAGTCGGAATGTCGATTAGAAGAGTCGATTATTTTATCGGGACTGTAGTGATTGGAGCAATTTCCAGCTTCGTATTCTCCTTACTGATTTTTTTAATGGGACAGTTAGAAAACCAGTCGAATGGCTGGGGAAATAGGCTCCACTTTTTCTATTTCCCTTATGTAAACGATGGTACGTTAGTGGAACAGTTTGGTATGTACATGATCCTATTTCTTCATTTATTCTTCCTTGGCTTTTTAATCGCAAGCTTTGCGAAACGCTTTGGGCGCAAGGGGATGTTCATTTCATCAATGGCCTTCCTGCTAATCGGAAGTATCGCAGTTTACCTCATACATTTTTTTGAACTTTGGGGTAATATTTTCAGTTGGTTTGTAGACAAAACAGCTGTACAAATTTCCTTCTGGCTTTTGCCTTTGGTACTGTTCTATTTACTCGCTTCGTTCCTACTTTTGCGGAGAACAAGCGTATAAATTAAAAAATGCCAGGTACCCGAATGATTCAACATTCGATGAGTACTTGGCTTTTGAATTTATTGTTTTTGTAAAAAATCCAATAGTTTTTCTTCATCCAAAGGTCTGCTATAGTAATAGCCTTGAACCGTATCGACATTCATATCACACAAAATCTGGAGCTGCGCCTCTTCCTCTACACCTTCTGCGACAATTTGAAATCCTAAACTATGTCCCAGCGTAATAATTGTTTGCAAGATGGCTTGTACAATCGGATCTTCTTCAATTTGATGGATGAAGGAACGATCTACTTTGACGCAGTCAATAGGCATCAGACGCAAATAATTCAAGGAAGAATAGCCTGTCCCAAAATCATCCAAGGCAATGTGGACACCCAACTGCTTTAATTCTTTCAACTTTTGGATTGTTTCTTCTTGATAATTAATGATGACGGACTCTGTTATTTCAATTTCAAGGAAGGATGGTTCAACATCATAATAGGCGAGCTTCTTTTGCACTTTATCAACAAAATCCGCTTCACGTAATTGAAGTGCACTAACATTTACCGCCACACGCTGTATCGTTATATCCTCCTTGGCAACCCGTTTGATCATCTGCAAACTAGCATCTAACACCCAATCGCCAATCGCAATAATTTGACCTGTACTTTCTGCTAAAGGAATGAATTCCGCAGGTGAAACCATCCCTAATTCTGGATGCTTCCATCGAAGGAGCGCTTCAACCCCGACCGTCTCCCCACTGCTAATATCGAGCTGCGGCTGATAGTGAAGGAAAAACTCCTCGTTCAACAGCGCTTGTCTCAAACCATCTTTTAGCTTGAGCTCCTTTTCAATTTGGCCCTTCATATCGTTATCAAAGAAAGAAATACAGTTACGACCTTGGTCTTTTGCATGATAGAGGGCCGTATCGGCATTTATAAGCAATTTCCCTATCGTTTCTGCATCAGCAGGGTACAGGGAGATACCCATAGAAGCTGTAATATAGACGTGCTGCCCGAATAATAGGAACGGATTCATGAATGATTCATGGATTCGTTGTAAGGAAATATCAATAAAGTCTACGTCATCTTTTTTAGCCCGTATGATTAATACAAATTCGTCGCCTCCGAAGCGTCCAAAAAAACTAGTCGTCGGCAACATTTCACCTATTCTTTTTCCTACTTCAATTAGCAACTCATCTCCGTACACATGCCCTTTTGAATCATTAACATGTTTGAATTGGTCCAAGTCAAGAAAAGTGACAGCCATCATTTCCTCATCAGTATCCATCTCGTCGATCCATTGTTGAAGTACTTTTTCAATTGAATTCCGATTAGCTAAACTCGTTAGGGAATCATAACTTGCTTGATAATCCAATTCATCCACATGGGTTTTAATCTGTAGCGCCATTTGTTCAACAGCCCTCGCAATTTCACCAACTTCATCTTTCCTTTTCATGCCCATTTTAACGCTAAGATCCCCATGTTTTATTTTATTAATTTGGCGAACAATAAAGGGAATGTCTTTCAGTAAATAATGCAAAACAAGTGATAGTGTTGTTAACAAAACAAGGATAGCAATAGCCCAAGAAACAAATATCGACCTTTCGTATATTGTAAGGGGGGCTAACACTACTTCTTCAGGCATATACACAACTATTTTCCATCCCAGTTCTTCCAGTTGACGAACCGAAGCAAATTGGGTCTCCTCATCTGTTTGAAGTTGCAATATCCCTTCATTTTTTAGGGGTATATCCCGAATGGTTGTCCATATTTCCCCTGGGTCGTATAAAATATCTCCTTGATCAGAAACTAAAGCTATTTTTTGTCCGTCCGTCTCGAATGGTTGTAATAAATCAGCTAGACCATCCAGATGAATATCCACGCCTAGATAACCTAATTGCTCATTTTCTACTGTGACCGGATGCGTTATGCTGATTGTTAATTGATTTGTTGTGTAGTCAATGTAAGTTGAAGAAAACGTAAGCCCTTCGTTTTCGAAAGCTTTTTTAAACCAAGGACGCTCTTCGATACGATATAATGCATCCGTAACATAATCATCATTTGCAACATAGTAGCTATTCTTCGTATGAGCAAGCCAAACCATATTAACATCTTCATTGTTTTCTTTTGCTTGTACTAATGCTTTTTGAATCCAGTCATAGTCTTTATTGGAACGAATATTTTCTCTTTTTTCATTAGCACCCATAAAGCTTTCGATGACCGGAATAGATGCAAGTTGGTGAACAATTTCACCTTTTTGTTCAAATACAGAAGAAACTGCATCTTTTACATTATCACTTTTTATAGCCAGCTCCCGTTCAACTTGGTCGATCAAAATATCTTTCGTCATAGAGTGAGAATAGAAAGCAATCATCAACATCGTTGACAACACAACGACAAGCATTGCAAGAACAACTTTACCGTTTATCCCCAATTTCATAGACTCTCCTCCACCTATTTCCAATATCTCTTTTGACCTATCTCTATCTATTATATATTCTCATTGTATCTACTTTTTTCCTGCTTATTCGGTAAATTTATCAGAAATATGTCGAAATAGATAAAAAATTGGCTGAAACATATCCAGGGTTTCGTTTATAGATAATCTCCCCAACAGAAAGCCCGACTAAGAACAAGGGCAAGACACTTAAATGATTCAAATTTTGATAAGTCGTTTGCATCTTTTTTATTTTCCATGTAACACTATGACACCTCAAGACGTTTTTATTAGTATAAGCGACTGGTTGAGAGAGAAGGTGAAAGCGAATGCCCCAAATAAATAGGGAAGATATACCCGCAAGCTCTGTGGAGGAAATATGTCACGCAACATGGAAGCCTTTATACCGTTTCATCTATTACAAAGTACAAAACCGTGAGGAAGCAGAAGAAATCACACAGGAAACTTTCGTGAAAGCTATTCCTTATTTACGTAAGGGCAAGATTCACCCTGACAAATATAGTGGTTTTTTAAAAACAGTCGCGCTAAATGTTCTTCGTGATAGATGGCGGAAGAAAAAACGTCGAGGAATAAACGTCGATATCGAGACCATACATCCCGAGGTAAGTGCTGTGGGCGATGCTACAGAAATGAGCGTTGAACGCATTATCATCGAAAAAGCACTCTCACAGCTTCAAAAAGAACAACAGACAGTCATTGAGCTAAGAATAATCAAGGGATATTCAGTAGCAGAAACCGCTGAAATCATGGATAAAACAGAAGTAAATATTCGTGTGATGCAGCACCGGGCATTGCAATCGCTTGCCAAGATTCTTAAAACAGTCAACTAGAGAAGGAGGTACGAGTTATGTCCAAGCATGAACAACAACTATCCGAGTATATTGATCGTTTGAATGCAGAACAAAAACCGATAGAACATGACACCATTTCAGAATCTGTTGAGATCGAGGAACTGTACTCCACAGTCAAACGCATCCGAAGTCTAAAAGAGCCCGCGGAACCTAATTCTGATTATGAAAAAATGCTTGTTCAACAAGTAGAGAACGAATTATCACGCCAGAAACGGTTACCCCGGAAAAAAGGAATGCTCTTTACTGGTATTGCCAGTATTGCTGCCATTTTAGCTATACTATTTAACATGTTTTCTCCCTTTACTAACAGTGATATTGTGAATGCCATGGAAGTAGCTTTCGATGACGTAAAAGCTTACCACGGATTTCTTGAAATTATCGCAACGAATGCGAACGAGGAGTCTACAACGCAAGCGAGGTTGGAGGTATGGGCGAATAGAGATGGACATTACGTTGTCAAAGGTCTAGAAGGGATCAATCAAGACATCGTTACCGGTAACAACGGAAAAACAAAGTGGCAGGTCAATCCAAATGAAAAACAGATTCA
Proteins encoded:
- a CDS encoding sigma-70 family RNA polymerase sigma factor; this translates as MPQINREDIPASSVEEICHATWKPLYRFIYYKVQNREEAEEITQETFVKAIPYLRKGKIHPDKYSGFLKTVALNVLRDRWRKKKRRGINVDIETIHPEVSAVGDATEMSVERIIIEKALSQLQKEQQTVIELRIIKGYSVAETAEIMDKTEVNIRVMQHRALQSLAKILKTVN
- a CDS encoding EAL domain-containing protein, yielding MKLGINGKVVLAMLVVVLSTMLMIAFYSHSMTKDILIDQVERELAIKSDNVKDAVSSVFEQKGEIVHQLASIPVIESFMGANEKRENIRSNKDYDWIQKALVQAKENNEDVNMVWLAHTKNSYYVANDDYVTDALYRIEERPWFKKAFENEGLTFSSTYIDYTTNQLTISITHPVTVENEQLGYLGVDIHLDGLADLLQPFETDGQKIALVSDQGDILYDPGEIWTTIRDIPLKNEGILQLQTDEETQFASVRQLEELGWKIVVYMPEEVVLAPLTIYERSIFVSWAIAILVLLTTLSLVLHYLLKDIPFIVRQINKIKHGDLSVKMGMKRKDEVGEIARAVEQMALQIKTHVDELDYQASYDSLTSLANRNSIEKVLQQWIDEMDTDEEMMAVTFLDLDQFKHVNDSKGHVYGDELLIEVGKRIGEMLPTTSFFGRFGGDEFVLIIRAKKDDVDFIDISLQRIHESFMNPFLLFGQHVYITASMGISLYPADAETIGKLLINADTALYHAKDQGRNCISFFDNDMKGQIEKELKLKDGLRQALLNEEFFLHYQPQLDISSGETVGVEALLRWKHPELGMVSPAEFIPLAESTGQIIAIGDWVLDASLQMIKRVAKEDITIQRVAVNVSALQLREADFVDKVQKKLAYYDVEPSFLEIEITESVIINYQEETIQKLKELKQLGVHIALDDFGTGYSSLNYLRLMPIDCVKVDRSFIHQIEEDPIVQAILQTIITLGHSLGFQIVAEGVEEEAQLQILCDMNVDTVQGYYYSRPLDEEKLLDFLQKQ